TTTTAATTCCCAATTTCATTTCTGCTAGATATTCTTTAGAATCACTTTTCAGGCTTTCGGATAATTTTGTTGCCTTACCTAAAAGAAGAATTAAAACCCCTTCTGCCTGTGGGTCTAAAGTTCCTGCATGCCCAACCTTTTTCTGGTTAATCAATCTTCGAATACATTGAACGACATCGTGGGAAGTCATCCCCGCAGGTTTATTAATATTCAAAATTCCATCTATCATAATATCATAGTCTAAATTAGTTTGTCAAGATAAATTTCTGGAAACTTACCCATAAGTCTCAATTTGGTAATATTTAACCGCAGAAACACAGAGAAAAAATTAAAAACTACTTACTATAAGCTTCATTCCATCTCTGATTTTCATCAGAGCACGCTTTTTGAGGACCGACATCTCATGATTGATTAACAATCTGGTTTTGATGTCCATGTAGTGCAATGATTGCCTCAATAATCTTTTCTGTTATCTGATTTATTTCCATGTCTTCTCCGTTCCTCTGCGTCTCTGCGGTATCCATTTCCTTTCAACTTCAATACTTCTTAAGTTCAGAAGTTCTAATCTTCCTAACTGCTTCCCCCTATTTTCCCTTCTTTACTGTAACCGTTCACCGCAGAGACACAGAGACGCAGAGAAGAAAATTAAAATTTATTTACGATAGGCTTAACATCCCTGATTTTCATCAGTGCAAGCTCTTGAGTCCAACAACATTAAACTTGCCCTGATGAAAATCAGGGATGGATTAACAAATCTGACTTGCCGGCTGAACATTCGGCAAGCAGGTCCTATGTATTTCAATGGCTGCACCAATAATCTTTTCTGTTATCTGATTTATTTCTATGTCTTCTCTGTTCCTCTGCGTCTCTGCGGTAAATTACCACCTGAACGGTTACTCTTTACTCTCTATTAAATTATAAAAAGTATCTCGTTGTCTTGCGATAAATCCGGCATCTTTTATTAAATTAATTATATCCTGAGTAGTCAATCGATATTCAGCACCAGCGGCTCTAACGACATTTTCTTCTAACATTGTGCTACCCATATCGTTTGCTCCAAATGTCAAGGCTATTTGTCCTATTTTAGGTCCTTGTGTCACCCAAGAACTTTGAATGTTCTTGAAGTTATCTAACATAATTCTTGATATTGCAAGTGTTTTTAAATATTCATATCCCCCTACCCCATTTCCTCCCAAAATAGTATTTTGCGGTTGATATGTCCAGGGAATAAATGCTGTAAATCCATCAGTTTCATCCTGTAAATCTCGTATCTTCAATAAATGACTAACTCTATCCTCAATTGATTCAATATGTCCAAACATCATTGTGGCGGTAGTTTTCATTCCAAGTTTATGGGCAGTTTGCATAATTTCTAACCATTGAGTTGAACTGTATTTATTTGGACTTATTTGCTGGCGGACTTCATCAACTAAAATCTCAGCCCCACCTCCAGGAATTGAATCTAATCCAGCATCTTTTAACCGATTTATAATAATATTAATACTAAGTCTTGATTTTGTAGCAAAATGCATAATTTCTGGCGGCGAAAATCCATGGATATGTATCTCAGGAAAGGTGTTTTTAATCTTACGCAACATCATTTCATAATACTCAATTTTAAATCCCGGATGCAGTCCTCCTTGAAGTAGAATCTGAGTCCCTCCTAACTTAACTGTTTCTTCTATCTTATTCTTTAACTCATCCCATTTTAAAAAATAGGCATCTTTACTTTCAATATCCCTGGAAAAGGCACAAAATTTACATTTTGAAACACAAACATTGGTATAATTTATATTGCGGTCTATGATGTAAGTTACAATGTTATCCGAATGAGCCAAAAATCGAATTTCGTTTGCTACTTTACCAATCTTTAAAATATCCTTTTCTTGAAAAAGCTTTATACCTTCGTTAAAATTTAGCCTCTCGCCGTTTAAGGCCATATCTAAAATTTGAAAGAGTGCAGAATTCAATCTCGCGCTCCTTTTCTATAAGTTTATATTTAATCGCATAATTAATAAATTTTAAAATTCCTTTTATTTCTGGTCTTAGAAGATTATACCTAATAAGTTGTCTTAAATAATTATTTATAAATTTTTTATTTAGTGAGAGTCTTTTTGATTCAATATTAACTATTTTCTCTAAATTTCTCATCCCAAATTCTTTACTTTCTGTAAGAACTCTAACTACTTCCTCATAATCTTCCATCCCCTCTCTTATGACCCAAAAAGCATAAACAAATGGTAATTCAGTCAATTTATACCATTGTTCTCCCAGGTCTATATTTTTATCAGACAACATTAATGCCTGGTCTCCAATTAAAAGAGTTGCTTCATTTTTCTTTAAAATATCCATTAAGTTATCATTACTAACTTCTTTAAATTCTGGAAAAATTGAGTATATTTCACTCAGAATAATCCTTAATAATGCAACTGATGTTGACGAATTTTTATCTACCGCTACTGTTTTGATTCCCGAAATTTCATTTTTATAGAATAATTTTACACTTTCTACCTTCTCATAAGAAGAAATGGAAATATTTGGAATGACAAATTTACCAATTCCACGAAAATAATCAATCGTCGGAATTATTCCTACATCTATCTTCCCTTCTTTTAATAACTTAGATAGTTTAGATGGATATTTATAAATTAATTCCACCGATTTATCTAATTCTAATTTGTATATCAGTGGTTTAACATTTAAAAAAGGTGTTACACCTATCTTCATTTTA
This genomic interval from bacterium contains the following:
- a CDS encoding menaquinone biosynthesis protein, whose translation is MKIGVTPFLNVKPLIYKLELDKSVELIYKYPSKLSKLLKEGKIDVGIIPTIDYFRGIGKFVIPNISISSYEKVESVKLFYKNEISGIKTVAVDKNSSTSVALLRIILSEIYSIFPEFKEVSNDNLMDILKKNEATLLIGDQALMLSDKNIDLGEQWYKLTELPFVYAFWVIREGMEDYEEVVRVLTESKEFGMRNLEKIVNIESKRLSLNKKFINNYLRQLIRYNLLRPEIKGILKFINYAIKYKLIEKEREIEFCTLSNFRYGLKRREAKF
- the mqnC gene encoding cyclic dehypoxanthinyl futalosine synthase, whose product is MALNGERLNFNEGIKLFQEKDILKIGKVANEIRFLAHSDNIVTYIIDRNINYTNVCVSKCKFCAFSRDIESKDAYFLKWDELKNKIEETVKLGGTQILLQGGLHPGFKIEYYEMMLRKIKNTFPEIHIHGFSPPEIMHFATKSRLSINIIINRLKDAGLDSIPGGGAEILVDEVRQQISPNKYSSTQWLEIMQTAHKLGMKTTATMMFGHIESIEDRVSHLLKIRDLQDETDGFTAFIPWTYQPQNTILGGNGVGGYEYLKTLAISRIMLDNFKNIQSSWVTQGPKIGQIALTFGANDMGSTMLEENVVRAAGAEYRLTTQDIINLIKDAGFIARQRDTFYNLIESKE